One Dictyostelium discoideum AX4 chromosome 3 chromosome, whole genome shotgun sequence genomic region harbors:
- the dymA gene encoding dynamin like protein: MDQLIPVINKLQDVFNTLGSDPLDLPQIVVVGSQSSGKSSVLENIVGRDFLPRGSGIVTRRPLILQLTHLPIADDGSQTQEWGEFLHKPNDMFYDFSEIREEIIRDTDRMTGKNKGISAQPINLKIYSPHVVNLTLVDLPGITKVPVGDQPTDIEQQIRRMVMAYIKKQNAIIVAVTPANTDLANSDALQLAKEVDPEGKRTIGVITKLDLMDKGTDAMEVLTGRVIPLTLGFIGVINRSQEDIIAKKSIRESLKSEILYFKNHPIYKSIANRSGTAYLSKTLNKLLMFHIRDTLPDLKVKVSKMLSDVQGELSTYGDPLYDTKNSQGALLLQIITIFSSNFKDAIDGKLTDLSNNELYGGARISYIFNEIYSHCVNNIDPLEGISLNDIRTTMRNATGPRAALFIPEISFELLVKKQVVRLEEPSAQCVEYVYDELQRIVSQLEAKELSRFINLKARVIEVVNNLLQKHKVPTKTMIEHLIKIETAFINTSHPDFVGGEGIFESLYKKQQLQQQNHLQQLQDQYQQQQQQQQQQQQQNGINNNQKGDNGNMNVNQQNMNQQNMNQQNQSTNPFLQQQQQGQNKYPGGPPAQQQPNQQPNQLNKGPQNMPPNQSKPSSIPQNGPNNNNNNNNNNNRQDHQQGSFFSSFFRASPDPSLGQYGGANNSNNSNNPTSPINSSSNSGNNYNTFGGQQSSSSSSQQLQQSSQSQYKTSYNNNNNSSSNNSSYNRYQDDFYGRGDKLNQVPSIIKAPDDLTSKEKFETELIRELLISYFNIVKKNVKDSVPKSIMHFLVNQSKEHIQNELVAALYKEELFDELLEESPQISSKRKSCKAMIEILRKANEIINEIRDFRN, encoded by the exons atggaTCAATTAATCCCAGTTATTAATAAACTTCAAGATGTATTTAATACATTAGGATCAGACCCATTGGATTTACCACAAATCGTTGTTGTTGGTAGTCAATCTTCAGGTAAAAGTAGTGTACTTGAAAATATAGTAGGTCGTGATTTTTTACCAAGAGGTTCTGGTATTGTAACAAGAAGACCTTTGATTTTACAATTAACTCATTTACCAATTGCTGATGATG gaTCACAAACTCAAGAATGGGGTGAATTTTTACATAAACCAAATGATATGTTTTATGATTTCTCAGAGATTAGAGAAGAGATTATACGTGATACTGATAGAATGACAGGTAAGAATAAAGGTATTTCAGCACAACCAATCAATTTAAAGATCTATTCACCACATGTTGTAAACTTGACATTGGTGGATTTACCAGGTATAACCAAGGTACCAGTTGGTGATCAACCTACTGATATTGAACAACAAATTCGTAGAATGGTAATGGCCTACATAAAGAAACAAAATGCTATTATCGTTGCAGTGACACCAGCAAATACTGATTTAGCAAATTCTGATGCCTTGCAATTGGCTAAAGAGGTGGATCCAGAGGGTAAGAGAACCATTGGTGTCATCACTAAATTGGATTTAATGGATAAAGGTACCGACGCTATGGAGGTGTTGACCGGTCGTGTCATTCCATTGACATTGGGTTTCATTGGTGTCATCAATCGTAGTCAGGAGGATATCATTGCAAAGAAATCCATTAGAGAGTCATTAAAGAGTGAGATACTCTACTTTAAGAATCATCCAATCTATAAATCAATTGCCAATCGTTCAGGTACAGCCTACCTCTCGAAAACTctcaataaattattaatgtttcACATTAGAGACACCCTCCCAGACCTAAAGGTAAAGGTCAGTAAAATGTTATCCGATGTCCAAGGTGAATTGTCTACCTATGGCGACCCTTTATACGATACAAAGAATAGCCAAGGCGCCCTCCTCTTACAAATTATCACTATCTTTAGTAGCAATTTCAAAGATGCCATCGATGGTAAACTCACCGATCTCTCCAATAATGAACTCTATGGTGGTGCTCGTATCTCTTATATTTTCAATGAGATCTACTCTCATTGTGTCAATAATATCGATCCTTTGGAAGGCATTTCTCTCAACGATATTAGAACCACCATGCGTAATGCTACAGGTCCAAGAGCTGCCCTCTTCATTCCTGAAATCTCCTTTGAACTCTTGGTAAAGAAACAAGTCGTTCGTTTGGAGGAACCAAGTGCTCAATGTGTTGAATATGTCTATGATGAACTTCAAAGAATCGTCTCACAATTGGAGGCTAAGGAATTGTCACGTTTCATTAATCTCAAAGCTAGAGTAATCGAAGTGGTCAATAATCTTCTTCAAAAACATAAAGTACCAACCAAAACAATGATTGAACATCTCATAAAAATTGAAACAGCTTTCATCAATACTTCTCATCCAGATTTTGTAGGTGGTGAAGGTATCTTTGAatcattatataaaaaacaacaactccaacaacaaaatcatcttcaacaattacaagatcaatatcaacaacaacaacagcaacaacaacaacaacaacaacaaaatggtatcaataataatcaaaagggtgataatggtaatatgaatgtaaatcaacaaaatatgaatcaacaaaatatgaatcaacaaaatcaaagtACAAATCCATtcttacaacaacaacaacaaggtcaaaataaatatccaGGTGGTCCACcagctcaacaacaaccaaatcaACAACCAAATCAACTTAATAAAGGTCCACAAAATATGCCTCCAAATCAATCTAAACCAAGTTCAATCCCACAAAATGGtccaaacaataataataataataacaataataataatagacaAGATCATCAACAAGGTTCTttcttttcatcttttttcaGAGCTTCACCTGATCCATCTTTAGGTCAATATGGTGGTgctaataatagtaataattcaaataatccaacatcaccaattaattcaagTAGTAATAGcggtaataattataatactTTTGGTGGTCAacaatcatcatcttcatcatcacaacaattacaacaatcatcacaatcacaatATAAAActagttataataataataataatagtagcaGCAATAATAGTAGTTATAATCGTTATCAAGATGATTTCTATGGTAGAggtgataaattaaatcaagtaccatcaattattaaagcACCAGATGATTTAACAAGTAAAGAGAAATTTGAAACTGAATTAATTCGTGAACTTTTAATTTCCTATTTTAATATCGTTAAAAAGAATGTTAAGGATTCAGttccaaaatcaattatgcATTTCTTGGTCAATCAATCAAAAGAACACATTCAAAATGAATTGGTTGCAGCCCTCTACAAAGAGGAATTgtttgatgaattattagaGGAATCACCACAAATCTCTAGTAAGAGAAAATCTTGTAAAGCTATGATCGAAATTTTAAGAAAagcaaatgaaattattaatgaaattagagattttagaaattaa
- the pdiA gene encoding cAMP phosphodiesterase inhibitor, producing the protein MAKIIISLILLLSLFSFSYGAYNCNKLNCSSKNTKCRTFSCTSVVGCYYTDKCTSPDLCHNSACNASTGNCTLTTISCNDNNPCTDDFCHPGYGCYSVPNSCDPGVICQQNCNDNDPCTYDFCDALNICRHSETYCNDGDACTLNTCGVNGCNFTKISCDDNDPCTADYCSTLYGCYHEPIECSIKVPCNIDSDCNRNNGCETFTCNLSTNTCDYYAKNCGGWPCINNQCTTGSISN; encoded by the exons atggcaaaaattataatttctttaattttattgctctctttattttcattttcatatg gtgcttataattgtaataaattaaattgttcatcaaaaaatacaaaatgtAGAACATTCTCTTGTACTAGTGTTGTTGGATGTTATTATACTGATAAATGCACTAGCCCAGATTTATGCCATAATTCTGCTTGTAATGCTTCAACTGGAAATTGTACATTAACTACTATCAgttgtaatgataataacCCTTGTACTGATGATTTTTGCCATCCAGGTTATGGTTGTTATAGTGTTCCAAACAGTTGTGATCCAGGTGTAATTTGCCAACAAAattgtaatgataatgatccATGTACATATGATTTCTGTGATGCTTTAAATATTTGTCGTCATTCCGAAACCTATTGCAATGATGGTGATGCTTGTACATTAAATACTTGTGGTGTAAATGGTTGTAACTTTACAAAAATATCTTGCGATGATAATG atCCATGTACTGCCGATTATTGTTCAACATTATATGGTTGTTATCATGAACCAATCGAATGTTCAATTAAAGTACCATGTAATATTGATTCCGATTGTAATAGAAATAATGGATGTGAAACTTTTACTTGTAATTTATCAACAAATACCTGTGATTACTATGCTAAAAATTGTGGTGGTTGGCCAtgtattaataatcaatGTACAACtggttcaatttcaaattaa